The sequence GGGTGAGTAAAAATAATTCACTGCGCCCCAAGGGACTCCCCTGATCGGGACAATTTAAACCAATGACCCCTGCTTTTTTCACCACTAACTTTTCCTGAGTTTCTCCCCAAACTAATAATTCCGCCCAGTTTCCTAAGTCAGGTTGATGACCCACTAGGGCAATCGTCTTGTGATGCTGAGGCAAATGTTCCCACCACTGCACCCAGTCTTGAAGATTACCGCCTGGAGCGAGAGCCGAAAAGGTTTCTACAGTTTCCGTCAACCCCACTTCTCGCAAAATCTCAGCAGTTTGGGTGGCTCTCAGGAGGGGGCTGGTTAAAATTAGATCAAAGGTCACACCGATGTTTTGGATTTCCTTGGCAATTTTTTGGGTCTTTTTCTGTCCTTCTTCCGTTAAAGGGCGCGTTTCATCGGGTTGGGAGGGAGCGCGATCGACAGCAATGCCATGGCGAATCAAATAAAGTTGTTTAGACATGATCTCACGGAAAAACCTCGATACGTTTGGAAGCCCTGTCGCTTTAGCGCAGGGAGGAAAAACGAACGGCGACTTTAGTCGCCTATGGTATGAGAGAACGCATAAGCATAACCATCCCTTTTGTGAATTGGTTGACAATACCTGTGGCTAATTCCAGACACTCGACCCGATTGAGTCGTAACATCAAAGCTGCCGGATGCGCGACAGAGAACTCGCCCAACATAAGACCCGATTTTCTTGCCTTTTGTGACAGTGGCAGTAATGATATCGCCAGTCTGAAATCCTTTATGAGTTTGCACCCGTGAGCGGTGACGCTTTGGAAAACCAAACTTGTCAGTGCCACACATCTGTCGAGTACCATGTCCTTTTGCTGCAATTAGCAACGGTTTTGTGGTCAGGACTTTAAGTGAATCGATTTCCCCGACACTTGCAGCATCTAGCCAGTGGGTTTTAGGTAGGTCTAATCGAGTCCGATTAAACTTGGTTTGTCCCCCCGTGCCTGTCGCCACAGGCAAGCCTGTCTGTTTCAGAGCATTGAACAATGCCCACTGGGTTGAATTGACGGCTGCCGCATCTTTGAGCGGTAATTGGGACTGCTTCAGGATACGATTCAATACGTCAGGTTTGCTCGACAAAAAATCTCGAATGTCCCGATTGCTTTTAGATTGATTGCATGAGTGGCAAGCTAGGGTCAGGTTAGAAACCTGGTCGGTTCCCCCTTTAGACTTGGGGTGAATATGATCAACTTCAAGCGCTACATTTTTAGCTCCACAGTAAGCACATTTCCGATTCCATTTCTCCAATAAATATTCCCTGACTTCATAGCCTTGCAATTCCCCTTGCTGGTACTCAATGCCCGATATCTCAGGGTTCTGCATTAGTTGCAGATCGAACCTTACTAGCTCTTGGGAAATGCGAGCAATTGGGGCAAGCTTGCGAAAGCGGTTAACCCATGTCATTGTGGTATCTACCCGATGTTGTAGGCTAGGGGGTAGCCAGCCTTTTGGACGAGTCCGATTCAGAAATCGAGCTTGGCGATAGCGAGTTTTGCGATTTCGTCGGCTTCGTCGTAATTGACGACGGGACAGCAACGCATCCTTGATTTGCTGACCTCGATGTTCAAGCTCCGCCCCAAAGATTACCTTCGTGCCCTGTACGATCGCAATTCCTGTGACCCGAGAACCCGGATCGAGTTTAAGTTCCAAGTCTTGCATGGGTATGTCTGGGCAGGCTTCTTTTAGAATGATGGTGAACGGATAACGGCGAAATACGGCGGCATTTCCTCTACTGAGGAGTCGTCGAGCTTTCCCCGGATGCACTGGGTCTAGTGGCTGCTTGTTGGTGTCTAAGACAAAAACAAAATTTGACATTGGAATCTCCGTAAAACGGGTAATGTTTTCCTCGCCAATGTTTTTAGGGCTTGTTGGGCTAACGGCACTGCCTTACCCCTTCTAGGGCTGTTTAACCGTTAGCGGCAGGGCTACAAACTGGAAAGCATTTGTAGGTGCCATGACCTTAAAAACGTAGTCAGTTAAGACTTAGGCTGGTCAGCTACCTGAAGCTGGAGGCACGAAGCCCCCGTGCTTCAGCCGGGGGTGCTGACTAATCGGTATTAATCAAACTGTCATCTGGATTGACTAACCGCAGGAGTTTCTGTTTAATCTGGGTGTCAAACACTTCCCATTTCAACTTCGCATATTCGGAATGTTCGTTAAACCCATATAAAAATCCTAGCGGAACTTCAAAGCCTCCTGCCATATAGCGTCCACCGCCAAAGTAACGCCCTTGGGTATCTTGACCAAAGGCTTCTTTGATAAATTCATCGGGATCGAGGGTGAGTTTGCTAGTCCGCAAAGAGCCAATGACAACTTCTAACTCTTCGTGTTCGTTGTGGACAATACCATAAACCACGGCGGTATGAACGTTTTCTTCTGTGACCAGAAAATCAGCAGCTTGGGGAATGGCATCGCGGTCATCGTAGCGTAGGTAACCCACACCCGCAATGGAAAAATTATTCTTGACCAGACGGTTACGCAAAGACCGTTCAATGACATCCATCACTCGTTTGGAGCGCGAGGTTTGAAGCACGGCATTTAAAAGCTGCACATCATAAAACCGACTCAAGAAAGCAGCAGCAAGAAAGTCTTCTTCTTGGGCTTGCATTAACCGATTGGTATCGGAACGTAAACCGTGCATGAGAGCAGTCGCACATTTAACGTGCTTGCTGTTACTGGTATTAAATTTTAATAACCCGCCTTGAATGTATTGGGTGAGAATGGTTGCTGTGGCGCGGGTGTGATTGCGTAAATCTACAAATTCCCCATCAGCTTCTCCCTGGTCGCTATGATGGTCAATAATGACAGTGATCGGGAGTTGATGTTCACGAACTAAGGGCATTAACTGGCTAGTTGTGCCTTGGGTATCAATTAAAACACAGCCTTGATAGACGGATAAGTCTCGCTCTTTCAGGGTTTGAATCCCCCAACGCTTGGCGGGGAGTCCAGTTAGTTTCACTAAAGCAATATTTTCCTGATGTGATAGGATTCCAGCGTAAACAATATCACACTGAATCTCGTATTGTTGGGCAATCAGTTGATAAGCCCAAGCACTGGAAAGGGCATCGGGATCGGGAAAGTCTTGGATAATAACCAGTTGTCTTTCCCCGCGATGGCGCTCTAGGGTTTCTTTAAACGCCTCAATAATCTGATTGAGAGCGGTGTCAGTGTTGCTATAATGCTGATTTTCCTCTGGGTGAGTTGAGGATTCAGCATGATTAACCTCTGGCATTTCTTCTGTGTTTATGGAGTTGCCATTGGCTTGAGAATAGCGAGAGTTGGGATAAGAAATCAGGTTAGATGACATGGTTTAACCAGAATATGAGATGCAATCAAACCCATCTAGGTGATGATGTCTGTTTATCTTTTGGGACATTTCCTAATTTTGACTTGCCTTTTCGGAAAAAGACAAGTCGGTTTGCTTGATCTGATCCTGGTGTTTATGTTATCTTCATTTGGCGCGATGATCAGTGAGTGGGCTACTGGATACCAATTACGTATTTCCGCCATTCCTGATTGCGATTCCCTTGAATGTGCCGAGCTAGCTCAAAGTGCAGACTGCTATAGGGACGACGAGGAGGGCGAGCTAGGGGCATTTCTGCTTCCCTAGGGGTACGACTGCCTTTTTTGACGTTACAGCGGACACAGGCTGCAACGATGTTTTCCCAAGTATCGCCACCCCCGCGCGATCGCGGGATGACATGATCTAAGGTCAGTTGGTCGCCTTTGTAACCGCAGTATTGGCAACGGTTACTGTCTCGTTCTAAAATGTTCCGACGGGTTAAAGGGATCTCTTTGTATGGAACGCGGACATAGTACCGCAAACGAATGACGGTGGGCAAGGGGAAGCCAGTGTAAATGAGTTTTCCGTTGTATTCCAGTTGTTCAGCTTTCCCTTTGAGCAACAACACTACCGCTCGTCGCCAACTGGTGAGGTTGAGCGGTTCATAGGAGGCGTTTAGCACCAAAACCTTGCTCATGGGCTCAAAATCTAAATTTAATTTAATATTACTCCAGATGTTAGCACAGACTCTTTTTGGTTTGAAAACTTTTCGTTTAAGGGCAGTTTAACAATCACTGAAAAGAGGAGAGTTTTTTTGAGCAATTCTGAGTTTAGCTGAGCGAGCGCGTGGATTTTGGCGATTTTCTTCTGATTTGGCAATGATCGGTTTTTTGGTGATCACTTGTAGTTCTGGATTTTGGCGAAAACTGTGTTTGACGATCCGATCTTCTAAGCTGTGAAAGCTGATGATAGCGATTTTCCCTTCTGGTTTTAGCCAGTGGGGCGCAATCTCTAAAAAGGTTTTTAGGTTGTCGAGTTCGTTGTTAACCGCGATCCGCAGGGCTTGAAAAACACGGGTGGCGGGATGAATTCTGCCATATCTTTTCTGGGGAGGAAAACACAGCGCGATCGCGCTGGCGAGTTCAGTTGTGGTGTGAAACGGTCGTTTTTGTAAAATTTTTCGGGCAATTTTCCGAGACTGTCTTTCTTCCCCATAATGATAAAAAATATCGGCTAAAGTGGTTTCATCCCAATGATTAATAATCTCCGCAGCCGTGAGGGATTGATCTTGATTCATCCGCATATCTAAATTGGCTTCTTTTTGAAAACTAAAGCCTCTGTTGGCGGTATCGAGTTGCGTGGAACTCACGCCTAAGTCAGCTAAAATCCCATCAAATTGTTGTCCTTGAGGGTCATACTCCGCAAAATTAATGTGGTAAAATTCAAGAGAATTGTTATTGGCAAAGGCAAGTCTTCCTTGGGCAGCAGCGATCGCGCTTTGGTCTTGATCAAGTGCTGTAATCTTGATCGAATCAGCTGCTCTTAAAATGAGTTCGCTATGTCCACCTCCCCCAACGGTTGCATCAAGATAGTGTCCATTTTCTTTGATGTCTAATCCTTGAATTACCGCCTCAGTTAAAACAGGAAGATGGAAAAAAAGTTGTTTTTCTTCTCGGGTCATTATTGGGAGATCGTTAAGGGTTATGAGATGATAGTTTGAGGGAATATTCCACTGCTAGGATAACATTGAATTTGACCATTGAGGATGATTCGGAAAACACCTGTGACGCTAATGATTATTCTCATCCTCGGTAGTTTTTTGAGGGGGATGAATCTTGGGAAAAAACCACTCTGGTTAGATGAAATAATTACAGCCTTATTTACCTTTGGAGAAGGGTATCAAGTCATTCCCACGGGAACGATTTTCTCAATTCAAGCGATTCCCAATTTTTTCACGTATCAAGAACAAAGTTGCTCACACCTTGCGAATTTTTTAGCAGAACAATCGACCCATCCACCGCTTTTCTTTTGCTTGTTACATCGCTGGTTAGGAATCATAGAAACACTAAACCTATTCAATGATTCTTTAGCAACTCAATTGCGAGTTTTACCTACTTTGTTGGGAATAATTGCCATTTTTTTATTATATTATCTCAATCAAAAGGCGTTTTCTCAACAAGCAGGTTTAGCGGGTGCAGGAATCATGGCAATTTCTCCCTTTGCTGTCTATTTATCCCAAGAAGCCCGACAATATAGCTTACTCTTCGTTTTAATCGCGATCGCGCTGTTTGCCTTAGTCCAAATTATAAAATCGGATCGAAATGCTTTTCTTTCTTGGTTAATTTGGGGAATTGCCAACAGTTTAGGAATTTATACCCACTATTTTTTCTTACTTTCCTTGGTTGCTCAAATGATCATTCTCTTTATTTTCTTAGTTCGGGAATCACCGCGACGTTTATTCTTGCTTTTTGGGATGACGGGAGGCGTAATTTTAAGTTATTTACCATGGCTTCCTACTCTCATCACCCATATTTATAGCCCCAAGACAGATTGGTTACCAAGTTTTGATTGGTTTGCCCCCATTTATCAATTAATTCTCGGTTTGATTATCATGGTAGTGACGTTTCCTATCGAAAATCAACCCACTACAATTCAAATCATTTCTGCTTTAGTGATGCTAGGTTTGAGTGGTTGGTTACTCTATCATTTCAGTCTGGGCTATCGGAAATTATTAAAAGATCGAGTCACTCAGAAAGTGACGTTGGCTTTATCTTTATATCTTGTTCTGGTCTTGTTGCAATTTTTAGTAATTATCTATGGATTAGAAAAAAACATCGCGATCGCGCCTCGCTATAATTACGTTTATTATCCCGCAATTGCCTCACTGTTAGGGGCAAGTTTAAGCGCCCGAAGCGAACAGATTCATCCTGCTCTCTCTCGAAAACTGTTTAGTATTGTGGGAATCATCGGAATAACAAGTTGTTTATTTGTCGTCTGGAATCTTTTCTTTCTTAAACCTTATTTTCCCGAAAAAAACGGCTCAACGATTTAATCAATATTCAGAACCCATGTTAATTGTAATGGGGTATCAAGATGAGATGGATTTAGCCATTGGATTAAGTTATGGTTTAGCATTAAATGAGATTCGAGATCCAGCTTTAAGCAGCAAATTTATTTTTTTAGATCGTCGTCAGGGATATCAGCGAATTTGGGAAAAAGTCAGGGAATTAGATTTAGAGGTGTCGCAAGTGTGGGTGATTGGAACTGGTTTAAAGCAAGTTCATTTTCCCAAACAATTAGGGATTGACCAGAGTCGAAATTGTCAGCGCGATCGCGATAATTATTATCGGATTGGGATTCCCTATCAACGGTATCAGTGTTAAATCAAGCGCGATCTAATCTCGAAAATGGACTGATTTCAGATTCCATTGACACCAATAATCAGTAGTTGTTACTTGAGAGAGTTCGCTGGGATTATGAATAAGTAGATCTGGCTGACAACTGTGTAAGGCGGTTGCAGAATTATAGCCCCAACTGACAGCAATCATTCTCACCCCGCTTTTCCGTGCTGCTTCAATATCCCGAGTTTCATCGCCCACGTAAATGGCTACTTGCGAAGAAAACTTTTTTTGGCGGAGTAAGCGTTGAATAACTTTATGTTTTCCCAATAAGTGAAAACTACTCTCAACAAAATTAAAGTAATGTAACAGCCCATGCTGTCTTAAAAATTGAATCGCATTTTCTTCTGAGTTCGAGGTGATAATACCTAATTGAAATTGATGGGATTTCAAGGCTTCTAAAGTCTCTTCAATTCCTGAAATTGGCTGAATATTAGGAATTTCTTGTTTCAATTCTTGTTTGACTCGTTGAATTAAAAAGGGAAGTTTCCACCAAGAAACCCGAGATTGTTTTAAGATTTCTCGGGTGGTTAAATTTTCATAACGAGCAATTTCGGATTCACTCAAGGGAGAAAAACCAAATTCAGGGGCTAAGCGATTTATAATCGCAATGACAGCTTCTTTCGTATCGGCAATTGTTCCATCAAAATCAAAAATAATAACTGGAGTATTCATAGTTAAAAAATGAACGGGTTCAAGTC comes from Halothece sp. PCC 7418 and encodes:
- the sixA gene encoding phosphohistidine phosphatase SixA; this translates as MSKQLYLIRHGIAVDRAPSQPDETRPLTEEGQKKTQKIAKEIQNIGVTFDLILTSPLLRATQTAEILREVGLTETVETFSALAPGGNLQDWVQWWEHLPQHHKTIALVGHQPDLGNWAELLVWGETQEKLVVKKAGVIGLNCPDQGSPLGRSELFLLTPPKWLLRN
- the iscB gene encoding RNA-guided endonuclease IscB yields the protein MSNFVFVLDTNKQPLDPVHPGKARRLLSRGNAAVFRRYPFTIILKEACPDIPMQDLELKLDPGSRVTGIAIVQGTKVIFGAELEHRGQQIKDALLSRRQLRRSRRNRKTRYRQARFLNRTRPKGWLPPSLQHRVDTTMTWVNRFRKLAPIARISQELVRFDLQLMQNPEISGIEYQQGELQGYEVREYLLEKWNRKCAYCGAKNVALEVDHIHPKSKGGTDQVSNLTLACHSCNQSKSNRDIRDFLSSKPDVLNRILKQSQLPLKDAAAVNSTQWALFNALKQTGLPVATGTGGQTKFNRTRLDLPKTHWLDAASVGEIDSLKVLTTKPLLIAAKGHGTRQMCGTDKFGFPKRHRSRVQTHKGFQTGDIITATVTKGKKIGSYVGRVLCRASGSFDVTTQSGRVSGISHRYCQPIHKRDGYAYAFSHTIGD
- a CDS encoding bifunctional oligoribonuclease/PAP phosphatase NrnA, producing the protein MPEVNHAESSTHPEENQHYSNTDTALNQIIEAFKETLERHRGERQLVIIQDFPDPDALSSAWAYQLIAQQYEIQCDIVYAGILSHQENIALVKLTGLPAKRWGIQTLKERDLSVYQGCVLIDTQGTTSQLMPLVREHQLPITVIIDHHSDQGEADGEFVDLRNHTRATATILTQYIQGGLLKFNTSNSKHVKCATALMHGLRSDTNRLMQAQEEDFLAAAFLSRFYDVQLLNAVLQTSRSKRVMDVIERSLRNRLVKNNFSIAGVGYLRYDDRDAIPQAADFLVTEENVHTAVVYGIVHNEHEELEVVIGSLRTSKLTLDPDEFIKEAFGQDTQGRYFGGGRYMAGGFEVPLGFLYGFNEHSEYAKLKWEVFDTQIKQKLLRLVNPDDSLINTD
- a CDS encoding HNH endonuclease translates to MSKVLVLNASYEPLNLTSWRRAVVLLLKGKAEQLEYNGKLIYTGFPLPTVIRLRYYVRVPYKEIPLTRRNILERDSNRCQYCGYKGDQLTLDHVIPRSRGGGDTWENIVAACVRCNVKKGSRTPREAEMPLARPPRRPYSSLHFELARHIQGNRNQEWRKYVIGIQ
- the rsmH gene encoding 16S rRNA (cytosine(1402)-N(4))-methyltransferase RsmH encodes the protein MTREEKQLFFHLPVLTEAVIQGLDIKENGHYLDATVGGGGHSELILRAADSIKITALDQDQSAIAAAQGRLAFANNNSLEFYHINFAEYDPQGQQFDGILADLGVSSTQLDTANRGFSFQKEANLDMRMNQDQSLTAAEIINHWDETTLADIFYHYGEERQSRKIARKILQKRPFHTTTELASAIALCFPPQKRYGRIHPATRVFQALRIAVNNELDNLKTFLEIAPHWLKPEGKIAIISFHSLEDRIVKHSFRQNPELQVITKKPIIAKSEENRQNPRARSAKLRIAQKNSPLFSDC
- a CDS encoding glycosyltransferase family 39 protein, translated to MIILILGSFLRGMNLGKKPLWLDEIITALFTFGEGYQVIPTGTIFSIQAIPNFFTYQEQSCSHLANFLAEQSTHPPLFFCLLHRWLGIIETLNLFNDSLATQLRVLPTLLGIIAIFLLYYLNQKAFSQQAGLAGAGIMAISPFAVYLSQEARQYSLLFVLIAIALFALVQIIKSDRNAFLSWLIWGIANSLGIYTHYFFLLSLVAQMIILFIFLVRESPRRLFLLFGMTGGVILSYLPWLPTLITHIYSPKTDWLPSFDWFAPIYQLILGLIIMVVTFPIENQPTTIQIISALVMLGLSGWLLYHFSLGYRKLLKDRVTQKVTLALSLYLVLVLLQFLVIIYGLEKNIAIAPRYNYVYYPAIASLLGASLSARSEQIHPALSRKLFSIVGIIGITSCLFVVWNLFFLKPYFPEKNGSTI
- a CDS encoding HAD-IA family hydrolase, giving the protein MNTPVIIFDFDGTIADTKEAVIAIINRLAPEFGFSPLSESEIARYENLTTREILKQSRVSWWKLPFLIQRVKQELKQEIPNIQPISGIEETLEALKSHQFQLGIITSNSEENAIQFLRQHGLLHYFNFVESSFHLLGKHKVIQRLLRQKKFSSQVAIYVGDETRDIEAARKSGVRMIAVSWGYNSATALHSCQPDLLIHNPSELSQVTTTDYWCQWNLKSVHFRD